Part of the Candidatus Binatus sp. genome is shown below.
GCGCGCAAATATCGCAGGCCAATCAGGAATTCGTAGCGCAACCCGTCACCATCCGAAATTGTAGCGAAACCAACCGCGGGTTTCGCGCTTGCTTGGGCAGGGGCCAGCGCCCGCACCCGCGTAAGGATAAAGATGCGGGCTTCGCCCGGTTAGAAGGTTAAGCGGGAGAACGCGGCTGGTCACTGGCGGCGCCGGCACCGGAGGGTCGTGCTTTTTAATCTTCGATTGAATCAAATCGGGCTGGTGATCGTCATAGTCGGCGAGCCCCGCAACCATTGCGACAAATTCGGGTTGCGCTGCGCAGCGGCGGTGAAATATGCTCACGACGTTTTGACCCGAAATGCGGAGGATGCTCGGATGAACCGTCTTTTGGCTGGGGCGTTTGCCGCCGCAATGCTGATTTGCGTTGGCAACCTTCGTTCCCCCGCGTTCGGCGCCGATCCCGCGGAGCTGCCTGAGCATAATACAATTACGATGAACTTCCAGAACGTGGAGATTCCCGTTCTTGCCAAGTTCATCAGCGAGATCACCGGCCGCAACTTCATCATCGACGAATCCGTGCGCGGCAAGGTCACGATCATCTCGCCGAGCAAGGTCACTCCCGAACAGGCCTACTCGATCTTTCAATCCGTCCTCCAGGTAAAAGGCTTCACCACCGTTCAGGCCGGCAAGGTCATCAAGATTGTGCCCGCGCGCAACGTGCGCTCCTCCGCCGCGCTTACCGAATCGCAAGTCCCCGCCGAGGCCAAGGGCGACGAGTATGTGACCCGGATGGTGCGGCTTAAGAATATCGACGCGGCTTCCGTGATCGGCGTGATCCAGCCGATGGTGTCGCATGACGGTCTGATCGCCGCGTTTCCCAACGACAACACCATCATCATCACCGACGACGCCTACAACGTCGAGCGGCTGCTGCAGATAATCGGCAGCCTCGACGTGCGCGGCGAACAGGCGACCATCGTCGTCATTCCGCTCAAGCTTGCGTTTGCCACTGAGCTTGCGCCCGAGATCGATGCGCTCATGACGGCCAAGATGCAAGGCGCCGGCGCAAGTCCCCCAGGGGGGATACGGCCCCAGATCGGCGTGGCGCCGTCGGCCACCGGCGGGGGCGGGACCGGTTACAAGGTTATCCCCGACGAGCGCACCAATTGCCTGATCGTTATGGCGCCGCCGCTGCGGATGCGTGAGATCCAGGAAATAGTCGCCAAGCTCGACGTTAATCCGCCGATGGCCACCTCGCGAATCCATGTCTATCGGCTCAAGAACGCGCAGGCGCTTGAGATGGTCGACGTGCTCAACGCACTGCTCAACGGCGGTGGCGGCCCGACCACCATGTCGCCCACCACCGGCAAGGGTTCGCTCGGCCGCTCGAGCTTTAACAGCGCTGCCAGCGGCGGAATGGGCGGCAGCTCGGGCTTTGGCGGAATGGGCGGGGGCGGCGCAATGGGCGGGATGGGCAGTAGCGCGAGCTTCGGTGGTTCGATGAGCGGGGGCGGCGCAATGGGCGGCACCAACGGCTCCGGCGGCTTCGGCGGGGGTAGTGGCGGGGGCGGCGGGATGATCAGCCGCGGCTCGTCGGGCGGCAGCACCGGTCCGGCGTCGGCCAGCTCTGCCGGCAAGAGCATCGATTTCTCATATCCGGTAAATATCACCGCCGATCCCGCGACCAACGCGATGGTTATCAGCGCGTCGCCGCAGGATTGGCAGACGCTCAAGCAGATTATCGACGACCTCGACACCCCGCGCGTGCAGATTTTCGTCCAGGCGGTCATCGTCGAGGTCTCCGCCGAGCGCCAGCGCCAGTTGGGGGTGAATTTCAACGCCGCCACGAGTCTCAGCAGCAACACAATGGCGGTCGGCTCGCTTAATTTCGGACAGCTTGAGAACACGCTCAGCGACCCGCTCAGTTTGACCGGGCTGGGGCTGGGCCTCGCGTCGAAAAGCATGTGTACGGTTTCTTCCGCGGCTCTGGCGGCGGCTACCGGCGGCACTGGGACGACGACCACCACCAGCGGCAGCATTAGCGTCCCGTGCGATATCGCGCTGATCACGGCGCTGGAAAGCGACACTCACGCCGACGTGCTCTCGGCGCCGACGCTGCTCACCGCCGACAATGAAGAAGCGATGATCGTCATCGGCCAGAACCTGCCCTTCGTCGGCTCGTCGGCGGCGAACGCCGGATTGCCCGGGCAAATCTTCAACTCGGTCGAGCGCCAGAACGTCGGCATCACGCTCGATATCGTGCCGCAGGTGTCCGAGGGCGACTACGTCAAACTCGATCTCTATGAGGAAGTTTCCAACGTCGTCAACGGCACCGCGAACAACACGCTTGGTCCGACCACGACCATCCGGTCCGCCTCGACCAGCGTGCTGATCCAGAACCATCGCACCGCGGTGATCGGCGGGCTGCTCGCCAGCCAGGATACGTTCAGTAATCAGGGCGTTCCGTTCATCTCCGACATCCCGGTACTC
Proteins encoded:
- the gspD gene encoding type II secretion system secretin GspD, whose translation is MNRLLAGAFAAAMLICVGNLRSPAFGADPAELPEHNTITMNFQNVEIPVLAKFISEITGRNFIIDESVRGKVTIISPSKVTPEQAYSIFQSVLQVKGFTTVQAGKVIKIVPARNVRSSAALTESQVPAEAKGDEYVTRMVRLKNIDAASVIGVIQPMVSHDGLIAAFPNDNTIIITDDAYNVERLLQIIGSLDVRGEQATIVVIPLKLAFATELAPEIDALMTAKMQGAGASPPGGIRPQIGVAPSATGGGGTGYKVIPDERTNCLIVMAPPLRMREIQEIVAKLDVNPPMATSRIHVYRLKNAQALEMVDVLNALLNGGGGPTTMSPTTGKGSLGRSSFNSAASGGMGGSSGFGGMGGGGAMGGMGSSASFGGSMSGGGAMGGTNGSGGFGGGSGGGGGMISRGSSGGSTGPASASSAGKSIDFSYPVNITADPATNAMVISASPQDWQTLKQIIDDLDTPRVQIFVQAVIVEVSAERQRQLGVNFNAATSLSSNTMAVGSLNFGQLENTLSDPLSLTGLGLGLASKSMCTVSSAALAAATGGTGTTTTTSGSISVPCDIALITALESDTHADVLSAPTLLTADNEEAMIVIGQNLPFVGSSAANAGLPGQIFNSVERQNVGITLDIVPQVSEGDYVKLDLYEEVSNVVNGTANNTLGPTTTIRSASTSVLIQNHRTAVIGGLLASQDTFSNQGVPFISDIPVLGNLFSNKSTDKQKDNLIVFLTPHIVRNKSQLRDLALDERQQFANSLGRKEVHDMPASQIQQIYKPSFSIPVSPAADLNAYGGAPASAPGPENPGAAFGSGPSGNESQTPFNSPEIGPTSMNKTTTGYSTATSATITGAPLYSASSARFVTRGPAAPLDPGAGKVSAGPAAGGGGLAASSSAPDSTKAGGAAGVTPGIAP